ccaaggaacttcaaatggcaatcgacgagtcctacgctttAGGTTTCTCTTATTTATGCTTCTTGctagatggtttactaagtaatgatGCCACATTTTATTTATGTCGATTAGCTAAATGTATCGATTGCTGATTGAGAgacttaaagtgttaaaaataagttaaaatatgtttttctgtTAACCCTTTTATGATTTGGGTCCTTTTGGATGgctaagaattttagtggaattaaaaaaaaaaagtatgcatctatataaatatgtttatgaATATTCCCCTTTGAAATATTTCAGAATTGTTTTTGAATATTTTGTGCATTTgccataaataaaaataaaaacttatgtAATCGGTGATGGATCTGAAGATGATCGAAAGACTTAAAACGAAAAAAGTTcaactaaaaatgttttaaacttatTCTACCACTTATGAGTTGGGCCCTTTTAGATGCCTCAGAATTTTAgtggtatatttaaaaaaaaagaagaatgagTCTAAATCAATGTTGTAATGACATATTTGACCTATTAAAGCGGCCattacttcaaatcatcaaatattccactttgaaatatttagttTTTGCCATATAACCAGGTTCTCTTTAACAAAAAGTGTATAATATTGACAAATCTGAAGTTAGTCTCGAGATTTAAGCCGTGAACATTTTTATATGTACtttgtaacatttttatgactgacacAGGCGtcctaaaggtaaaaaaagacagatttattggattggttttgaaaatgaaacataTCAAAATAACCCTGCATGCTTAGATATTTCAGAGTGGCCCTCAGTGTGAAAAGTATGAACACCCCTGCTTCAAACTACATCAGATCTCTCCTACTTTTTCCGTTTTGCGTGTAGGCGTTCCGGTCTCCCAGCTGCACACGTCGGAACGCTTGGGCCGAGTGGACCTGGAAGAGCTGCTGGAGCCGCTGGGATTCGTGTTGCCGCCGGAAGCGGACTTCAACGCGGAGCAGAGTGGCGCCACGTCGGACTCCTTGTCGCCAGAACCTACGAGCGACCCGGATCCCGTGTCCGCAAAGTCCGTTCCTGGAGAGACTGAGTCGGACAAGAGCGCTGAAATCCCGGCGCAGACGCCCGAGGAAGACGTGGAGCAACTGGATGAAGCGTTGTCACGGAAACCAGAACTGTGAGCCTGTTTTTCAACAAGTTGGAGGGACAGTTATTGGCTTCATTATGATTGGTATATTTTTACGGTGAATAAATCAAAGCGGGTGAGAGAATATCTTATCCTTTTATTGTTATGTTAGTTATTGTGGGCAAGGGGCTTCCTACTTCTTGACAAACTTCCTGCGGGCGCAGTTTGGGTTGGTGCGCCGCCGGCCCCCCCCACACTGAGCGTCTCGGATGTTCAGGTTGGCGGCTCGGCTGTACACGTCGTTCTCGCAGAAGGGCGAGGCTCCGGCTATGTAGCTCTCGTCAAACACGTTGGTCTTCTGACGCGCCTTCCGCGACAAACGCTGCTGAGGGAAGCGCTGATCCTCCGTCAGCTGGGGGTTGCTGCCGTGTTTGCCCCCCTGTGGCAACGGCAGCGAGTACTACAGCGgcacaaatacaattattttggaTTAGCTtgttagtatgtgtgtgtgtgttcttgtatttctacccttcttgagacatcaacaaggaaaagtagcttccatataaggaccggtgaacatgttaggacataaatcatggtcccaatacggaaaaccattgcatctaatagagaatgtctcatttgcacccctggtggtgaaatctatcaaaattagggtggtcccaaaaaggagggatttttcaaattgactgtgtcggttttaaaagtgctccccttgtggtcaacatatgaaataaaaagtgtgagtgtaaaaaaatttaagtgctccccctttggccaacatatgtaacaagtgtgtgtaagaaattgaaatgcgccccatttggccaaaatgaatgaataaaataaatttgtagagcgagacatactgtaataacttgaagtaaataatgaagattaaaaaacaattagaaacaaaaaacttattaaattttttttttttactaaaagcagtcttctcACAGTGCTTCAacttttttcctttaaaattgggaacattttctcattctgtaatattgcaatattttctcgtgaaattactttatgtaaaattataactattttattttattttatttattaaaatttgtcataaaattctgacttaccacaatattgccaacttttgttgtttttgtaaaatagtgacattttttgagtaaaattattacttttgtcaaTTTTTTCCGAGTAAAATccagattattattatatagccaaaagttttcttataaaattatgactcttcataaaattgccaacattttaaggttttcttgtaGAATTGGGACGGTTATtaagtaaaattctaacttttatcataatatagaaacaaatgttcagtttttcttgtaaaattttgactcaaaattagtaaaatgacaactttaaaTTTACTTACAACTttaaaatactgccaaaattgtaagtttttcttgtgaaattccaactcatttttcacaagctttttatatttgcatagtttattatattattaatgatgtaaatacaaatctttatatatctagaaagggtggtcctaaagaggtaagcatttttctcaggtctcaagaaggtaacaaatacaagaatgtatgtgtgtgtgcactcACTCTGAGGCCACGATGGTTGAGCACTTTGGGGTTTTTGGAGAAGTGCATGTGCATGTGGCCGTCCTCGCTGACTGTCACGGCGATCTTCTTCAGCGTTTTgttgccgcactttggacaaaaCTCTTTGTTCATGTTGCTGGTGGTCCTGGCGTGCATCGAAACAATTTTTAGAATCATACAGTATGACAATTTGTACAATCGTTTTTTTTATACAGTTCATGTCAACACCCGGGCCAAATTGGAGCCCTATTCACACTTTTATTTATGGGAAACTGTTTATATTTGTTTTCAATCCAAGTTCAATTTAATCTGATGCATGTATTGGACaaaaaacaaatgaatgaatgaatgaatggttcACTAGTCGCGGTCAATTGTGCAGGAGACAGTGAGGATGTGTCATCAGCATGCATTATCATTCGGGATGGCTaccattcacatttgaactgatactaataacattaaaaaaatgttatgtaacatttaaaaatgagctgattacaaCAACTGAGCTGTCCagttatattttgttttaagaCATTTGAGTCTCCTTTGCAATGCAGTTTCACTTATAAAACAATAGATGGCAGAACGCCAGCATTTTCAGTTTGGCCCGTGAAATATACCTGAGAGACTTCATGAGTTGAATAAGTAATTTGGCCTGTGGTGTGTTTGCAAATTAGTATTAAATATCTGACCATCTTAATACTATAAATttgccgcgaccccgaagggaataagcagtagaaaatggatggatggatggatgtggacAATGTGAGAAAAACAGGTCAATTACCATGAATTGTGCATTGAATTCAACACAGCAGAGCATTTATTCATGTGACCCAAACCAACTTGCTtactcatggcgcaaaaaaaatgcaaccaacaacaaaaagtcaacacaaatGGTCACACTAACCTGAtcactgaactttgtgaatattttaaaaatgtcttagcattattaaataatttaaaaaaaattaataaaaaaaaaaaaaaaaaaaaatcaattacacccatttaaatgcatgatgggaaaaatacaaataacattccacacttatccatgtttgccacgttttagctgcttgattacaaaactttaaggaggtcgtcacggaagtaaacaaggtaggagttgaacttccaTATACTTTTAATAACCAATGATAATATTAATTATGTATAATATgtggacatatatatgtataggctatatttagttactttacatgcagtcagctttcaTCCCCCTGGCCAAACTTCAAAAAGCaagaggtttggacacccctggtataaactATCTACTGTATGTTACTGAACAAGGAAGTAGCTTCTTCTATGAAGCCGAATGTGTAATGTTGAGCACCACAAAGTATTTATActgtattgtgcttattacacaccagatgTTTAATTGTAagattcatcttagttgtagttttcattaccaaatttggaggtgttgaaattgccgtgtaaaatcgctaatgctaagagtagcctgtctatggcaaatcaaatgtaaattagcatcaggctGGCACTTTTTGGAAGAGTTGCCTTACTTTACAATTGAGCGTTTTCTACCAAGCTTTGTTGGTGTTAAAAATTGCAACTTTACTGAGCGGGAGCTTGCCTGAGTGCTGCTTGACTGATTGTTTCCCGGAGCCCGTGTTTAGTCCGCAActggatgtgacgtcacgtgcaacaaaggtactgAAATATGGCATCGTTTGGTTTCACGTGAATCGATACCCGGAAGTAACGACGCAATTccagtctcatcacaattaaaacttgctgtaGTAAAAAGGCTGCTTGGTCGATTCTTAGTctttttttcaacactttaacaaattgaggggttcgtaaatcgaggtttaaTCGTGGCGATCGTACTGACAGCTAggccaaatgtatataatttatatcgtatattgtttattattattgtttattttattaggtagccagggactgcagatggaaatgagctataatctggtacagaacatatctgtctttgagcttcatgtttctgtgcattgtcccttcaaataaagactaaactaactaTTGTGCAACCCTAGTTGTCAGCATCTGTACAAAATGATTGCCAGCACccgccatcggtgtgtgaatgtggaaatagtgttaaaGTACTTTAAGTAGCTTGAAGGTAGAAAGGCgctctacaagtataacccatttaccatttatctcCGAGAACGTAACCTCACAGTGCCTCTAGTGGCCAACAAGTGTAAAGCAGTGCTGTCTGACCACAGCAGGTACTCACTGGAAGCAGGCGTGACACCTCAGGATGAAATTCCTGGTCTGTGTGATCAACATTCCATTGACAGACACAACATGAAGGCCCATCTGGATCAGAACGTtctacacagtaaaaaaaaaaaaaaaattacgtccaCGAGTCACGTGCTAGTTTTGTGGCTCCGGTTGCCACGGTAACACGACTGACCTGCATGGCAAAGTCGGTGGTCACACATCCCACTTTGATCTCGGCCGCTGTCGTCCAATCAGAGGTGTCCATCTTCACCTGGTGGATGTTGCTGGGCGTGATCCAACCCCCTCCATCTTCATCCTCATCCTCTGGCTCGTTTTCTTTGTCCTCCTCCGATTGGTCCTCCTCCGAACCCCCACCGTCTTCCTTCTGTCACGTCACAACATCAAGTTAGCTTCATCTCAAAGACCAAACTACagcggaacctcgatttacaaacccaaGAATATgttaaagtgttgaaaaaaagACTAAGAATCGACCAAGCAGGCTTTGTACTagagcaagttttaattgtgatgagactggACTTTcctggaaaaatatgccaaagtagacttatttcacagcgaaGAAGAGTGCTCTCTCGTTCAGCAGCGTCTCTTTCAAGCGCACACACACGGCCCTTCCCACCACCCCCTTTGTTCTCCCCCGTCTGCTCCTTTTTCTTCAGCTCCTTCTATAATgcaagtggattttacttttttttaatgtttattattgtagcaatattgtttttttgtgatttctgatcatttgtgaggccaacaaagggacttctgtgtgtgtgttggcagagcagcccaTACAGAGGACAGCAATGTGTTTTGTTGTAATAAAGAGATAGTTGATATATCCACCCACTTGTTATGTTACAGTACTgtatagttaaagttaagttaaagtaccaatgattgtcacacacacactaggtgtggaaaaattattttctgcatttgacccatcacccttgatcaccccctgggaggtgaggggagcagtgagcagcagcggtggccgcgcttgggaatcatttttgatgatttaacccccaatttcaacccttgatgctgagtgccaagcagggaggtatagcaggggttcttaacctttttgacttcgggggcccaacttttccactacaaaggGGCCTGGGACCCACTCAAACATGCACACTCAATTAGTAatgttactcttgattttaatcatattcaaaaaTTACATcttacctacttacagtttaacaggataaaccttattAAATTAATATGAAAGCATAAAAACtgatcaaaaataaatgtacatacatatatgtatacatgtttgaTTAATTGTCAATACAATTACAGCTTTacaactttagtcatcatttttgcgcttaagaaacttctctatgactagcTCCAGACgtcttgtttaagagtgtcattactgccacaagtggtggaaaagtgtattacaagcagtgttaattttgttgactaaaaaaatgtttgtcttggtTATCGTCAACAAACTACTGTACCCTGACTGAAACAGGTCTAGCTGTGAATTCAGTTTTTTTGAGATGCTCTACAACAGGAGTGTCAAAGGCAGGGaccgcgaatgaatgatctatggcccccgggatgatatttgattagtattagaaccggcccgcaggccacagccgcctgctgctgttttgcacgcaccgatactccatcagtgttggcgctaggaatcttcaaaatggggtcccagggacatacttggtcaacagccatacaggtcacactgagggtggccgtataaacaactttaacactgttacaaatatgcgccacactgtgaacccacaccaaacaagaatgacaaacacatttcgggagagaacatccgcaccgtaacacaacataaacacaacagaacaaatacccagaaccccttgcagcactaactcttacgggacgctacaatatacaccccaactcaacccctcccacctcaacctcctcatgctctctcagggagagcatgtcccaaattccatgctgctgttttgaggcatgttaaaaaaaataatgcactttgtgacttcaataataaatatggcagtgccatgttggcattttttttccataacttgagttgatttattttggaaaaccttgttacattgtttaatgcatcacaacaaaattaggcataataatgtgttaattccacgactgtatatatcggtatcggttgatatcggaatcggtaattaagagttggacaatatcggaatatcggatatcggcaaaaaagccattatcggacatctctaaacaaaattaacactgattACAAGAGTACCGCAGTGGCCCATAGTTTAAAAAATTTTTGGCGGCCCTGTAGGGGGCGCTACGGTAAAGAAACACTACCGTATATcacttcaaagtgtacaaaccttaactaaaatatgtacttttgtcgaggctagaacccattattcatatttacattgtttcactTTACAAACTTTACTATTTACAAAAGCCTGTTCAAGAACCCATtatgtttgtaaatcgaggttccactgtacccaGCGTTCACCCACCAGTAATGCCAGGAGGTCGTCAACAGGGGGCAGCGTTTCCCTCCAGAAGAGGAAGCTGTTGAAGTTGTCCTGGTCGCACGCGGACACGCAAGACGGCGTGGGCACCtttgccacttcctgtttgttgtcTGCTTCCGAAGGCTGCGATGGAGTCTAAAAGAGAACAGTAAAGGACGTGAGACACTTCCTGTCCCGACTAATGAGACACGACAACAACTGTTGTGTTATTAAAACTCCACCAGTAAACTCAGCAGGTCGGCCTCGATGTCTGGGAGAGATTGTCGCCAGAACTGGAACGTGTTAAACTCCTCCGACACTAGCTGGGAGTCACATGACACGTCTGTGGATGAGTCACATGACGCCGCGTCGTCTCTGGGACACCCGTCATTTGACTTCTGCGGGTCACACAGCAAAGATGTTTGTTTGGGGGGGAAAAAGCACCAAGACATGACTTCGGGAGATGACCTCTGACCTTTGAGGGGAAGTGGAATCCCGCCACGTTAACGGGCGTCTCCGGGTGGCGCTGCGTGCTGCTGACATGGACCTGAAGAAGAAAAAGTAGTAGTAAATTAACAAAAGTAGCCAGATGACGTGTTTACATGGGAGACACAGACCTGGACTTGTGGTTCTGTCCTGAGGTTCTGCGTTCCGACGTGTTCCTGTTCCAGCTGGACGGTCAGCGCCAGCACTTTGATGTCTGTGGACGACAGACTGGGGTAGTCTCCCGTCTTCTTGGAAAACTCCGTCACTAGGCAACAACAAGGTCAGGGTTGGTCAGGGTCAATCAACAAGCCCCGCCCTTCGCCTCGATTGACCTTACCCAGTCTGACCACATCCGCGCGGGGTTCTATGAAGGTGAGCTGGTAGGGAAGGAAGGCCAAACTTCTCCTGGTGGGTTTGTCTCGGATCTCGTCCACCACGGCTTTCAGAGTGTAGATGTTCTTCCCGAAGTTCtatcataatcataatcatcatcattatcatcacagTGTTTGTCATACattaatttatttgtggcggaCCCCTCCCTCACAAACACAATATAATGTCGCTTGTCATTCCAACTCCGTACAGTAGATGGGAACATAACTTCATGAGTAAGACAGGCTTCATACAAACACCACAGCTGACTGGGTTGCATTATCGAGCATCTGACCATTCATTTGGTGACATATTGAATCagcggtgtccaaacttttgccaagGAGGGCTACAtattgaaaaatcaaagcatgtggGGACCATTttgattttttacattttcaaaaccaatacaatatatacatttttacctttagggctcccctcaagttgggTCCCGGAGACCCGCAAGGGTCTCagttataaaaatgttaaaaataaaataaaataaaataaataaatatatatatatatatatatatatatcatgttttgtgtttttgtcttaaCAAACTgggatacatacattcatacatacatacatacatacatacatacatacatacatacgtgtgtgtatcGCAGTTTGttaagacaaaaacacaaaacatgcaatatttccccatacaaatgtttaaagtggattatttaatgtgaagtacttGGAGCCCTGAATAGGTAAAAAATTCTAAACATCAATTTTGAGttattgttttttgagcaatgttagttataaaaaaatcccactaaaattttaattcataatttttttttttttaaataagtaaatttttttaaatcactttttcttttttctttttactttcaacgcttaccgtattttttggagtataagtcgcaccggtctaaaatgcataataaagaaggaaaaaaaacataagtcgcactggtgtgtaagtcgcattttttgggggaaatttatttgataaaacccagcaccaagaatagacatttgaaaggcaatttaaaataaataaagaatagtgaacaacaggctgaataagtgtacgttgtatgaggcataaataaccaactgagaacgtgcctggtatgttaacgtaacatattatggtaagagtcattcaaataactataacatatagaacatgctatgcgtttaccaaacaatctgtcactcctaatcactaaatcccatgaaatcttatacgtctagtctcttacgtgaatgagataaataatatcatttcatattttacagtaatgtgttaataatttcacacataagtcgctcctgagtataagtcgcacccccggccaaactatgaaaaaaaactgcgacttatagtccgaaaaatacggtatgtattattctaactgatcttttttgtaacagtgttagtgACTGAAGCGTACTTTTGTAATTAATTCCccgtatttctgcacaataactcagatatggcaaCACCAACGAACAGTAAAAAATATGAAGTGAATATTGGTCCAAcacatatttagctttattcattattgatgcatttcttgccaccttaaagattttttgtattaattatttaaataagacAATGACGTCATGTAGCATTGTGAAACCGTCTATATACCGTTTTAACCTAATCCGAACATTTGTTGCGGTTTCCACTAAATGCCTTCCTGGCGATAATAATCAATCGGGTAGTTCTATCGTCGTGAAGTGATTGTTGTGGCAACAAGACGAGGCTCGAGATGCGGGCGGGCCCTAATCACAAATGGCCTAAATTCCGGTTATCAGTACTTAATGAATAGCCAACAGCCAGTGAGTTTATTAGATAAAGACTATTTCACGGTTCGACGGCAGCAAAATGTTACCTGGAGAGGTGCTCGCTTCAAAAAAGCTCCTGCGTCTGCGACAACATGCTCCACCGGGGGCTGCGCCATCTTGGATTAACGAGGCGCTGCGGAACGACCAATCAGAAAAGACCTTACTGTGTAGTGCCATAGACATCTTTATAAGggaacgcagcatcgagcgctactgcatactggcgctgacgagacgcggggccgccatcttggagtggtgatccgctccactcagtgcaattcatttggcaggagcaatgaactgtcagcgcatttaattcatcttacctcacttaataccactgattttcacgcgattTCTTTGTCATacctgtagctatgataaaggacacatgttttggcgtgttttattactcatagtttgcttaacagtaatataatattcttatatgccagtggttctcaaatgggggtacgcgtacccctgggggtacttgaaggtgtgccaaggggtacgtgagattttttttttaaatattctaaaaatagcaacaattcaaaaatcctttataaatatatttattgaataatacttcaacaaaat
This is a stretch of genomic DNA from Nerophis lumbriciformis linkage group LG06, RoL_Nlum_v2.1, whole genome shotgun sequence. It encodes these proteins:
- the nob1 gene encoding RNA-binding protein NOB1, with translation MAQPPVEHVVADAGAFLKRAPLQNFGKNIYTLKAVVDEIRDKPTRRSLAFLPYQLTFIEPRADVVRLVTEFSKKTGDYPSLSSTDIKVLALTVQLEQEHVGTQNLRTEPQVQVHVSSTQRHPETPVNVAGFHFPSKKSNDGCPRDDAASCDSSTDVSCDSQLVSEEFNTFQFWRQSLPDIEADLLSLLTPSQPSEADNKQEVAKVPTPSCVSACDQDNFNSFLFWRETLPPVDDLLALLKEDGGGSEEDQSEEDKENEPEDEDEDGGGWITPSNIHQVKMDTSDWTTAAEIKVGCVTTDFAMQNVLIQMGLHVVSVNGMLITQTRNFILRCHACFQTTSNMNKEFCPKCGNKTLKKIAVTVSEDGHMHMHFSKNPKVLNHRGLRYSLPLPQGGKHGSNPQLTEDQRFPQQRLSRKARQKTNVFDESYIAGASPFCENDVYSRAANLNIRDAQCGGGRRRTNPNCARRKFVKK